Within Thiobacter sp. AK1, the genomic segment CCGCCACATCCCCCGCACCCTGATCTCCGTCCGTTTCGCCATCGACGCTTGCGGGTGTCTTGCCAGGCTGCTCATTCCTTTGTTGGGTGTTGGTTTCGCCGAAGCTTGCTGCGCTCGTTTTTTCATCAAGGCTTGCTGCCTCACGCTTTGGCTTGCGGCTCTGCTTGACGGGTTTCGCTTGCATCCGCGGGTTCTCTGGTTCGGCTGGTTTCTTCGCCTCCTGGCATGGCGGATTTTTGACTTCGGTCTCGATGCGGCCGCCATCCAGTGCTGCTCCGGCCTCCTGGATCAACGCCTGGCTGATTTCCCGCGTCAAGCGGATGGCTTTCGCAGCGCCGTCCTCGAACTGTGCTTCCATGACCTTTTTCAAGGGGGCCATCGGGTCGATCCACAACCACTCCCGGCTACCCAACTCGTCGAGAATCGACTTGGGAGTCAACCCATACCCGCTGAAGGCATCCGGCCACCGGAGCAGCACATGCTGGTCCACATCGATGACGACATCGACCCCCCATCGCTTGTCGCCGGACTTGAGGTCCTGCGCGAGCGCCTTGATGGCTTCACCCACGGCGCCGTCCAGAACGATTGGCTGCGTCCCGTTCGATGCTTTGGTGACGGCTTCCATGGCAGGGGCGTCCTCCAGAGACTTGTCGCCGCGAAGGGATGGCTTGCTCCTGTCATCTGGCTTTCTGCCGCCGTTTTCGCCTTGCGGCTCGCCAAGGTCACGAGCGTCTTCTGGAAGAGACTCTTCACCGGATTGAGCCAGTGGCTGGGCGCCGCCGCCCTTATCGTTGACGATTGCGCCCTCAACCGAAGGGATTGGCACGGATGACACCATCGCCTCATCCCTCAGCCGAATGGCTGAGAGACAAATATCAGGAATCTTGTCCGACAGCACTTTAGGCGCGATCTTCCAGAGCCGGTCCCCTGGAGCAGCGCCTTCCCGGACGAAGGCAATCTGCCGCTCCACCAGCATGTCCAGGATGCCGTCCGGCGTTCTCGGGATGCCGGGAATGCCGTCCTCGCGAACCTGTCTGGCGATCTCCTCTCCGGCAGCAGGCCAAACCAGGTAGATGTGCCCGCCGATGTTCCACAGCCGCGCACCGGGTTCGTTGATGAGCCACACGCCTTCTTTGATGAAGCGGCGCATGATGTCCGTCAGATGGCGCTCGACAGGCACGCCAAGGTCGTATCCGGCCATCGCGACGCCGAGCGTCTTAAGGTCGCGCTCGACGCTGGTCTGGTCGGCCTTGATGACCAGATCGTGGATGAGATTCGTCGGGCTTGGGTTGTAGGCGAGAGATTCCATCAGCCAAACGATGAGTTCCGTTCCCCCCTCTTCGATCCATTCGAGCGTTTCCGCTCCGATGATTCGATCCGCGATCAGATTGGAAAGGACGGTGTGCTGCCGGGAACGGCCTTCACGCCAATCGAGAAAATACGCCTCGACACCGTTCTTCATGGCCCAGGCGTAGAGGTCTTCCTTGATAGGCTTCCAGATCGCCGTCCGATCTTTGTTGGTCACGGTGAGATCGGTCACCGGCTTGCCAGCGTCATGACATAGCGCCGCAAGAAACACGGCCAGTTGCCAGCGCGGCTCCATTTCGCGCCGCTGGGATGGCGTCTTCGCTGCATCCAGCAGCACCTTGTCAGCGGATTGAAGCGCCCAAAGGCCGACCTCGATGGAGTGCCGCAGGAGGCCGCCAGCGCCTCGATGATGGTGGGACTGTGACGCCGGCAGCAGGTGGGCGAATTGCGCAAAGCGCCGGATTGCAGACAGGTAATAGCGCTCGAACTGCGCGGGCAGCGCGATCGCTGTGTCGGCGATGCGTTCGATCAGCTCGGCTTGTGTTTCCAGTAGCTTTTCTGGCGACACAGCCGGGAGGCCCTTCATGAATGGCGGGTAGCGCGGAATTTCATCATCACGCCATTGCATGACGTGCTCGCGAGCAACAGGCTGGTTTTCCTGCTTCGCGCGTCTCCACCAAAAAATCACGCCACCGTCCTTTAGAAAATCTTGATTCCTCGTCCAACGATCTGGCTGTCTTTGACCCAACCAACCAAGGCATAGCGAGAGTCGAGGCTGTCGGGGTTGGGCGCGGCCATGTAGTACCGCCCTTCCGGTATGACGCCGACCGGACCGGGGGCGAGAGGCATGCCGTGCTTGGACAATGGTTTGGCGCGGCCTGCAAACTGTCCATCGACGAAGTAGTCGCGATAGCCGTTACCTCGATCCGTAGCGGTCACCACCGATCCTGGCATCCCCAAGACGCGCTTGAGGAACAGGCTTCCCCGCTCATAAGGCCCACCACCGTTGTAACGAAATGCCGCCAGATCGCCTTTGCCTGGTTTCGCGCCTTTCTCGACAAGAAAGATCGTGCCCGGCAAGGAGTTGGAGACGTTGATAGTCAGGGCGAAGTACCGGCTGAACGTGACGAAGGCAACCAGCATCCAGAGGTACATCGCGGCGCGGCGGGCAAGGTGAGAATAGAGTGCTTCGAGCATGCCTGCATGGTACGTAGGCGTGACATGGAAAACGTCACGAAAAGCGCACGGAAACGCGCTGTTTCGCTTCCGTTCCGCAATACCTACACAAGCCTAGCCATTACTGGTCAACATGCTTATCAAGGATCAGGACCGCTTGCGGCGCATGCTACGGCGGTTTTTGGATAACGTCGCATGATGAGATAGACCTTGCGCCAGGCATCGAGTGCGGTCTTCAAAAGCCGCTCGGCTTCCATCTTGTCCCGGCCACCTCACCGGGTCGGGTTTGGGTGTCTCAGTCGGCGAGGACCCGTGTGTCGCAGAACGGGCAGCGATCAGTGTGCCTGCTGCCAGCGTCATAAATGAAACCCGCGTTGCATTGGTCGCAGCGGGGAAACGCCACGATTCCAACCTTGACATCCCGAACGGCGAAATACGCCGCGTTGATGTCGATCGGACCGCAGATGCGCTGAAACTCGCGCCAGGTCGTCAGAAAGCTTTCCGGCGTCAGTTCCGACCCATGCAATCGTCTATGGAGAGCGACGAACGCGGACAACCTGGATGCTGAATCCTTGTCCTTTATGTAAGACAGGACGGACTCCGGCAGCTTGCCATTGGGCGGCCGGACGCCGTGGACATCCTTCCACCACTGGCGCAGGGTGCGCGTCCCGATGCCCGCCATACCGCGAACAATGGACAGCCGCAGCCCCGCCCGAATGAGCGCGTGGGCTAGTTGGAGATTTTCGAGTTCGGCTAGTTCGACCATCAACGCTTCTGCAAAGCAACTACTGCCAGCGAATAGGCTGCTCGCTGGCTCTCCTGAATATCTATTAGTCGAGTCAGCTCGGCCTCGCTGAGCCTGAAGGTGATGAGGCTGACCCCGGCTCCTTGGGCTATCGCCTCGATCTGGTCGATGCTTAGGTTGGCCAGACGGTCCAAAACGGGCCGGGGCAGGCCGGTAATGACCTCTCCTGCCTTGGAGCCTGCCGCTTCCCTTGCCATAATGAGAAATTGGCGGTTTAGCGAAATGATGTCTTTCATGGCGCGTTTCCAACTTGCCCTACGCGCTCAGTATAAACCGTATTCGGTATGTGTCAAGAAAAAAGAGAGCCAAAAGGAGACTTTTTGAAACCCACCATCGGGAAGCGCCTAAAGGCTTGGAGAAAACATCTTGGGCTAACCCAGGAAGAGTTCTCTAGCCGGACAGGATTGCATATTGGGGTTGTTCGCAAGTACGAAAACGGGGTCAACGTGCCTGGCGGGGAAGCGCTTGTCGCCATTGGCAAAACAGGTGTCAACCTGAATTGGCTCCTGTTGGGGCAAGGAGACATGTGCGCGGAGGGCGAAGCCAAGTACCCCGCCTTCGATGATGCCTATCTTCGAAAAATCGACGCAGTGAAGGGGTTGCTCGACGGGCTGGAAGAGGATAGGCGGAACGCTGTTCTTGAAGAGATTTTCTCTCGCGTTCAGGAGGCGAAACGAGTAGCCGACCTCGAAGAGCTCGTCAGGGAGATGGCGAGAAAGCTTGGCTGAGTTTTTCGTCGGGCCTTGCTGGTTGCCGCTCCTTGCGTTCGAACCATTCGTGGTGGCGGCGGATGGCGACGGTGATCTTGCGGACCTGTTCTGTGTCGAGAGGCGTGCCGCGCGCGAATATTCTCTGCATGTTCATGCGCCACACCTGGGCCAGAAAGTGGACGGTCAGGCCGCTGATGTTACCGAGTTCGGCTCTTGGGTTCGTCAATACCACAGCCCGCACGATTTTGACGTCGTGTCCGTTCTTTCTGAGCAGTCGTTCCAAGGCATCCGCCGCGTCATTGATCTGGCGTGACGGGCTTCTCCCGCCGTTGTCCACGATCGGAACATCCCGCTCAATGACCTTGCCACGTCTGTCTGTCTTGTCGCGCCACCAGCGGTCGCCGTTGCAGTGAATGACTCCGCCCAAGTTCTTGACCTCGAAGGCAAACACGCCTTTCGGCCCCACCAGGATGCGATCGATCTCACCCTCATAGGCACGGTAGCCGACAATGATGGTCCAGCTATCGTCGAGGTTGCCGCGAAGAAGCCGGTCTAGCCTCCTTTCCCCGTCAAGGCCAGACTTGATCTTGGCTTCCTCGATCGCCAAACCCTCTAGAGTGGCTTGGTGTTTGCGGATCGCTTCCTCGGAGGCCTGCCGCTTGCGCTCCACTTCCGCGAGCAGGTGTGCGCCATGGTTCGAAAGCTCCACAACATGAGGTAGGCGCTCCGGCTCTAATCGATGCGGCGCCTGTTCGTGTTTGGTTGCTTTACGTTTGCGCTCGTGCCGTTCGGCGATGATGGCGCTAACGGCGAACAGGATGGCGAGCGCGAATAGGAAATAGACGACGATCATACCGCCACCAAGTCGTTATTCGGAAACGAGACGCGAACGACGCCTCCCTTGCCTGGCTGTCGTGCATGTTGCTGCCGCCACTTCCAGCGCGTGGTAAAGGTGCCGTCTGGGTTCGGAGCGGTGTTGAGGGAGAGCGTGTCCATCATCCACGACTAATTCTTCGCATTCTGGAACATCCTGGCGATCTCGTCGTTGCCTGAATCGATGTCCTCTGGCACATTGAATTTACCTTTGGCAACGCCGATGCGCTGTCCCACAGGTTCGGCCCCAGCCTTGACGAGTTTTGCCGCCGGGCGGCCGTTGCGGGCGATGAGAATTTCCATCTCTTCACCCTGCTCAACGAGCTCGACGAGCTTCGAGAGCGTCGATTTGGCTTCCAGCATGTTGACGATGCGCATGGCAGTCTCCACAGCGATCTCCCGCATATGTCCTGATCACAATCAGGGAGGGGAGAAGTTCAAAGCTCAATGCAACCTACGCTCCCACTCCGGCACTTCAGGCTTCCAGACAAGAATCCATGCCGCGAGCTGCCGGGGGTCGCGTTTGCTTGCCAGCATGTTTCTGGCAATGCTGGTAAGGTGTTCTTCCAGCCGTTCCATCGCCCTGGATGCGGTTTCCCAGAACAGCTCCTCGTCGCCAGGACGATGCGCGCCGCTGATCAATCGCATTCCAGCAAGGCGATATTCCTCGGCCAGCCGCCATGCGCGCGTCTTGATGGCGCTTGCCACCACATCCGGGAGGACGCCGCCCACCTGCGGCTTGCGCCCCATTACAAAATCGTCGAACGCGCGGATTACCGTTAGGTGAAACTTCGGGCTGACCCACATCGCGTAGGCGTAGACCAGTTCCTTGCAGACGTAGGTGCCCGGCGAGGACCCCCCTTTGATAACGCTAACAGGTTGATTTTGTTCCAAAGCAGGATTTCCTGCTTTGGCAATTTCTTCAACCAGCTCTTGCGTCTGCTGATTTTCAAGCCACAGTGATGGTCGATGACGATTCTCCCCTCCCGCCGCCTTGTGAAGGTCGTTCAGGCAGAAACGGCCAGCGTCGTCCTGGCGGATCGGGGTGCTGGCGATGACGAGGGCTGGCAAGGCGCCGACGGAATTCTCTTGCATTTCGGAATCCTCCTTTCTCAGAAAAGCGGGGATGGCGGTCTCCCTGACAGGCGGCCGCGGCGGCTCAGCGATGTCCCGGATGCCGGACAACACCGCCAGCGCCTTCTCGACCGGCAGCGCCTCGAATACGCCGTTTCCGAGGTTGCGCCAACCTTCGAGTTGAAGGCGCTTTCTGAGCGTATCGGCCACCCTGTGCAGGTGCCGATTCGGCTCGGACACCAGCGCTGCCTCGATCCAGGTATGGGCAGCCCTCGCATATCGGGCTGCGTCGGCCAGGTGCAGGCGAGGGCGGCGCGTGGCCGAGACCTTGAGACAGCCGTTGGCGAAGATGGTAAGCACCAGGCCAGGGGCATCGTGCCCGAGGCCGTCCTTGAT encodes:
- the mobH gene encoding MobH family relaxase; this translates as MQWRDDEIPRYPPFMKGLPAVSPEKLLETQAELIERIADTAIALPAQFERYYLSAIRRFAQFAHLLPASQSHHHRGAGGLLRHSIEVGLWALQSADKVLLDAAKTPSQRREMEPRWQLAVFLAALCHDAGKPVTDLTVTNKDRTAIWKPIKEDLYAWAMKNGVEAYFLDWREGRSRQHTVLSNLIADRIIGAETLEWIEEGGTELIVWLMESLAYNPSPTNLIHDLVIKADQTSVERDLKTLGVAMAGYDLGVPVERHLTDIMRRFIKEGVWLINEPGARLWNIGGHIYLVWPAAGEEIARQVREDGIPGIPRTPDGILDMLVERQIAFVREGAAPGDRLWKIAPKVLSDKIPDICLSAIRLRDEAMVSSVPIPSVEGAIVNDKGGGAQPLAQSGEESLPEDARDLGEPQGENGGRKPDDRSKPSLRGDKSLEDAPAMEAVTKASNGTQPIVLDGAVGEAIKALAQDLKSGDKRWGVDVVIDVDQHVLLRWPDAFSGYGLTPKSILDELGSREWLWIDPMAPLKKVMEAQFEDGAAKAIRLTREISQALIQEAGAALDGGRIETEVKNPPCQEAKKPAEPENPRMQAKPVKQSRKPKREAASLDEKTSAASFGETNTQQRNEQPGKTPASVDGETDGDQGAGDVADSAGLPSVDDVMAAIKDLPATVQSDGYLIINKQDVLAACKKRGLRITHRRLRELGSKDPDRLSVDGGVVRFKL
- a CDS encoding S26 family signal peptidase produces the protein MLEALYSHLARRAAMYLWMLVAFVTFSRYFALTINVSNSLPGTIFLVEKGAKPGKGDLAAFRYNGGGPYERGSLFLKRVLGMPGSVVTATDRGNGYRDYFVDGQFAGRAKPLSKHGMPLAPGPVGVIPEGRYYMAAPNPDSLDSRYALVGWVKDSQIVGRGIKIF
- a CDS encoding FlhC family transcriptional regulator, with amino-acid sequence MVELAELENLQLAHALIRAGLRLSIVRGMAGIGTRTLRQWWKDVHGVRPPNGKLPESVLSYIKDKDSASRLSAFVALHRRLHGSELTPESFLTTWREFQRICGPIDINAAYFAVRDVKVGIVAFPRCDQCNAGFIYDAGSRHTDRCPFCDTRVLAD
- a CDS encoding helix-turn-helix domain-containing protein; translation: MKPTIGKRLKAWRKHLGLTQEEFSSRTGLHIGVVRKYENGVNVPGGEALVAIGKTGVNLNWLLLGQGDMCAEGEAKYPAFDDAYLRKIDAVKGLLDGLEEDRRNAVLEEIFSRVQEAKRVADLEELVREMARKLG
- a CDS encoding nuclease-related domain-containing protein, whose amino-acid sequence is MIVVYFLFALAILFAVSAIIAERHERKRKATKHEQAPHRLEPERLPHVVELSNHGAHLLAEVERKRQASEEAIRKHQATLEGLAIEEAKIKSGLDGERRLDRLLRGNLDDSWTIIVGYRAYEGEIDRILVGPKGVFAFEVKNLGGVIHCNGDRWWRDKTDRRGKVIERDVPIVDNGGRSPSRQINDAADALERLLRKNGHDVKIVRAVVLTNPRAELGNISGLTVHFLAQVWRMNMQRIFARGTPLDTEQVRKITVAIRRHHEWFERKERQPARPDEKLSQAFSPSP
- a CDS encoding type II toxin-antitoxin system Phd/YefM family antitoxin — encoded protein: MRIVNMLEAKSTLSKLVELVEQGEEMEILIARNGRPAAKLVKAGAEPVGQRIGVAKGKFNVPEDIDSGNDEIARMFQNAKN
- a CDS encoding KilA-N domain-containing protein, with the protein product MLKPLPIAWIAWDTPERIAAHPAIKDGLGHDAPGLVLTIFANGCLKVSATRRPRLHLADAARYARAAHTWIEAALVSEPNRHLHRVADTLRKRLQLEGWRNLGNGVFEALPVEKALAVLSGIRDIAEPPRPPVRETAIPAFLRKEDSEMQENSVGALPALVIASTPIRQDDAGRFCLNDLHKAAGGENRHRPSLWLENQQTQELVEEIAKAGNPALEQNQPVSVIKGGSSPGTYVCKELVYAYAMWVSPKFHLTVIRAFDDFVMGRKPQVGGVLPDVVASAIKTRAWRLAEEYRLAGMRLISGAHRPGDEELFWETASRAMERLEEHLTSIARNMLASKRDPRQLAAWILVWKPEVPEWERRLH